One Fusobacterium ulcerans DNA segment encodes these proteins:
- a CDS encoding FAD-binding protein has protein sequence MEYTHHEVVIAGMGLAALASAARMYELGIRDIAIYTKGYGGSPVIAAINFVLPDNPYGDTIEKYADDMFNAGYRVANRKLVNEMAENTMNGYDLLTRWGIEFAKNPDGTTKLRHVSGHTFPRSLCSTKELIGVEIVDKLIASLKEKGVKFYEGYECVKVLSEKNKVYGITVKDKNGNLENVYSETVIAAWGGVGNLFGSSTYPMDIKGNTLSIAKEAGADLIDVEFLEYEPMVVAYPPGAVGEPCPTAMLGEGAHLLNSKGDRFLLKVRPQGEAGSPKTLLNKQIWKEVNLGNGTEHGGVYVDLRHIDREVLKAYPWFFDRLMENGVDLNEQLLEVSPMAHSFSGGIKVDSNYESTVKGFYAIGEACGGLHGACRCAGNAASQAVLSGLLCGQAVVKAAANKTEVKKEFPIEYNTDKEIYNKYVPQIKEIAVKALGIYRDGKILEEAKKIIADILEKDELVKDTETLQIAESIYFMLKAASERKESRGTHMRLDYPEESKEFEKEITI, from the coding sequence ATGGAATATACACATCATGAAGTTGTTATTGCTGGGATGGGGTTAGCGGCTCTGGCATCAGCAGCAAGAATGTATGAACTTGGTATAAGAGATATTGCAATTTATACTAAGGGATATGGAGGAAGTCCAGTTATTGCTGCAATAAATTTTGTTTTACCTGACAATCCTTATGGAGATACTATAGAAAAATATGCAGATGATATGTTTAATGCTGGTTATAGAGTAGCCAATAGAAAGCTTGTAAATGAAATGGCTGAAAATACAATGAACGGATATGACCTCCTTACTAGATGGGGAATAGAATTTGCTAAGAATCCTGATGGAACTACAAAACTTAGACATGTATCTGGACACACATTCCCAAGATCACTATGTTCTACTAAAGAGTTAATAGGAGTAGAAATTGTTGATAAATTAATAGCTTCTTTAAAAGAAAAAGGAGTTAAATTCTATGAAGGATATGAATGTGTAAAAGTTCTAAGTGAGAAAAATAAGGTCTATGGAATCACAGTTAAAGATAAAAACGGAAATTTAGAAAATGTTTATTCTGAAACTGTCATAGCTGCATGGGGTGGTGTAGGAAATCTATTTGGTTCTTCTACTTATCCAATGGATATCAAAGGAAATACTCTGTCAATAGCTAAAGAAGCTGGAGCAGATTTAATAGATGTAGAGTTCTTAGAATATGAGCCTATGGTTGTAGCATATCCTCCTGGAGCAGTTGGAGAACCTTGCCCTACTGCTATGCTTGGGGAGGGAGCTCATCTGCTAAATTCAAAAGGGGATAGATTCCTTCTTAAAGTAAGACCACAGGGAGAAGCTGGTTCACCTAAGACGTTGCTGAATAAACAGATATGGAAGGAAGTTAATCTAGGAAATGGAACTGAGCATGGAGGAGTTTATGTTGATTTAAGACATATAGATAGAGAAGTGCTGAAAGCTTATCCATGGTTCTTTGATCGTTTGATGGAAAATGGAGTAGACCTTAATGAACAATTACTAGAAGTAAGCCCTATGGCTCACAGTTTCTCTGGTGGAATCAAAGTGGATAGTAATTATGAATCTACAGTTAAGGGATTCTATGCTATTGGTGAAGCTTGTGGAGGACTTCATGGAGCTTGTCGTTGTGCTGGAAATGCAGCCAGTCAGGCAGTTCTTTCAGGGTTGCTTTGTGGGCAGGCAGTTGTTAAAGCTGCTGCAAACAAAACAGAAGTAAAGAAAGAATTTCCTATTGAATACAACACAGACAAAGAGATATATAATAAGTATGTTCCTCAAATAAAAGAAATAGCTGTTAAAGCTTTGGGAATATACAGAGATGGAAAAATATTGGAAGAAGCTAAGAAAATAATTGCTGATATCTTGGAAAAAGATGAATTAGTTAAGGATACAGAAACTTTACAAATAGCAGAGTCTATTTACTTCATGCTGAAAGCTGCTTCTGAACGTAAAGAGAGCAGAGGAACTCACATGAGACTGGATTATCCAGAAGAATCTAAAGAATTTGAAAAAGAAATCACTATTTAA
- a CDS encoding YhcH/YjgK/YiaL family protein, whose amino-acid sequence MIIDKIENISFYEGMVKNLSAAVKTLGEFKTFETGRYEYDWGFFMVQEGVTKGIAEGNFETHDKYIDIQILLEGSEVLAWAEHKELFDPEPYNETKDATYYKNGSLENRMKITPGMFYICFPHDGHKAVRHTEFSTRYKKLVLKLPK is encoded by the coding sequence ATGATAATAGATAAAATAGAAAATATATCATTTTATGAAGGAATGGTAAAAAATCTTTCTGCGGCAGTTAAAACATTAGGAGAATTTAAAACTTTTGAAACTGGAAGATATGAATATGACTGGGGATTCTTCATGGTTCAAGAGGGCGTTACTAAAGGAATTGCAGAAGGAAATTTCGAAACTCATGACAAATATATAGACATTCAGATTCTTTTAGAAGGGTCTGAAGTCCTTGCCTGGGCTGAGCATAAAGAATTATTTGATCCAGAACCATATAATGAAACAAAAGATGCTACTTATTACAAGAATGGCAGTCTTGAAAACAGAATGAAAATAACTCCGGGAATGTTCTATATCTGCTTCCCACATGATGGGCATAAAGCAGTAAGACATACAGAGTTCTCAACAAGATATAAAAAGCTTGTTTTAAAATTACCAAAATAA